In Camelina sativa cultivar DH55 chromosome 13, Cs, whole genome shotgun sequence, the genomic window GTTGTTGTTTCTTAGAGATATTTAGGATCTCTTTTATCTCAAGACTGCAATATAGGTAAAGCTCTTTAATGCCAGCCTTTATTTGTGTCAGCACTGGTCTTTCTACCAACAGAAGTTCCTCATGTAATATCTGCGCATTCNCCGATCCGGCATCGAGCAGAAATGTCCTCGCTCTCTCTATCCGAGCCCTCCTATCGAGGTACCTGTAAAAAGTTCTATCATTTGTTAGACAATGAGTATTGATTGATACATTCGATTGGATGTGGGGTGCTTTGCGAAGAACAACTTGTTGGGATCTCATCTCATCTAATTTTAATGGATAGAGAGAGGCTTTTACTCTTTACTATAATAGGTTAGCTGGTAGAAATTGAAATATGCTGTCAGGAAATGTTAGTTCATGGCATGATGAAATAATCTACTTAAATGGGTTAGATTGCTTAGAAAGGATAAGTCTATATAACTATGATGTATTTGTGACCTATCATGATCATACTTTGTTGTTTCTTAGAGATATTTAGGGTCTCTTTTATCTCAAGACTGCAATATAGGTAAAGTTCTTTAATGCCTGCCTTTATTTGTGTCAGTACTGGTCTTTCTACCAACAGAACTTCATCATGTAATATCTGCACATTCTTTAGTCAGTTGCAGCAAATATGATATAGCATAACTAATATATGTGTGATTCTATATAGGGTTTGGACTTGGATCTGTGCTTGCTTTTGTAATTCAAGAAGTATCAAAACTTGTGTTCTTACTAATGCAGGTAGATGGAGACCTGCTAGACAGACTCATGGATGCAAACCATAGAAATGCCTATACATCCATACTATTTTATACCAAACGGTGCCAGTTTTCACGTGCAGTACGCCCGAAATTTGATGTTCTGAGTTCAATGTTTCCTCACATAAAGCACCTGATTGTTGAGCAATCTCAGGCTTTACCATCGTAAGAATTTTCTTCGGCTATAGAACATGTGTATAATTCCATTTGCATCTTATCAGACATATTGAGGCCAGGGATCATTTGAATCACTTACGATAAGAAATTTGGGTGTTGATATCTTatttgcagaagaaaaaaaatgatttttagttGCTTATTAGATTTTTTAGTACGTGTCTGTAATCGATCAGTGTTTTACACTACTTGGTAAACTTTTCGTCTTAGTGAGTTAGTTTTACCAACACATGACAAATAAGGTAACAGAAAATGAATGACGCTTTGCTAGAGGCTATTATTTGGGTGATCATCAGATGTAGAATAGTTAGTTTGTTGTGCATAACCTTCTTAGCCTTTTGAAGTTGTTTCATGACTCATGAGTAGCTCATCCTCCAAAATACTAAATGtgtttatcctttttttttttggcatcttCTTTGGTCCATGACAATTGATCTCATGATTTTCACTATTGCAGTGTCTTTTCTAGGTATGGTATTCATAGCTTGCCGTCAATCCTGATGGTGAATCAAAAAGTGAAGGTGCGATACCATGGTCAAAAGGATCTTGAATCCCTGATTCAGTTTTACAAGGAAACAACAGGTGAGAGACTGCGTCTCTGTTTATACTTTCTTCTCGTACTTTCTGCTGTATTCCTTTGAAGATACATGAATGCTGGGAAATCATTTAGCtcaacttttgttttaacaAGCTCTGCTTGGTGTATCTCTGTGGCTTTTCAGGTCTTAAACCTGTCCAGTATGTTGATGAAGGTGAACCAACAAGCTTGGAAACCGATGGTAACCTGATCACATGGATACTCAACGGGTCATCCGTCAAAGAAATAGCAGAAAGAGATCCATATATGGTACTTGCATTGATGTTTCTGTCTTTGAAAGTGGCAATTTTGATCTTCCCCATCATGGGATCACGCTTGAAAACATTATGGGCAATGTATGTTCCGCATCTGAGCTTGGGAATACTTGGGGAGACTAGCCAGTTGTTTGGCCGTGCCTTGCACATGATAGACGTGAGGAGGCTATGGATGAAACTGAGACTcaccaaaacaagaaactttCAAGAAAGGGCAAAGAACGCACTTGCATCAGTTTCGCTAGGGAAATCTTCATCACAATCAGCCTAAAAGGGTGATTTCAGAAATACTTCATTGTCGATGAGTTTAGTTTAGATTACTTTACTTTCTGTGAGAGTTCCTTGACTGACATGTTTCTGTAACTTTGGTGTTCCTTTGTCTCTGTATGTAAATcatgttttgcttcttttgtgaatatttttcttccttttttgaaTATTCTTGTTCTGGGTCTACTTTGTTTGGCATTACATTTTGTCTCATATTGATTATCAATGTTTTGGTGTAATTGGCGTTAAAGGTGGACACTTGGGTCGTATAAGTGAAAGAAACTTGTCCGACTAGTGGATCACTCTGGCTCACATGTTGAAGTTTCGTTTTCATGTCGTTTTAGCGTATGTGCATGACAGTTGAATCTTTCTATTTAGATATTTTCAATTTCTACTTAGGAATCTTGAGTTAGTTGAGAAGCTTATACAAATATGattctttagtttattttttgccccaaaaaaaaagaagtttattACGAGTTTAGATGATTTACGATTAAACTTCATTTCAGATGTAAACTGACTTAAGAAAGCACAATATCAAAGAAAGCAATCTTCGAGTTTATAAAGTAGGGAACAAAGCAGtgaaagaaaaatgtagaaCAAATGACATTCTTGGTTCGGTAGATGGGGTGAAAAGTTCTGTCGTGGAAGTTATGGTGTGACTGTTAATATGTTACGAACGGTGTTTTgagttaaaaccaaaaaaaaaaaaaaaacggtgttttgagtttttttttttaatttgcaatttGATTGTGTAATGACTTTGTCTACAGAAgttacaaaactcaaaagtaaatattaatgatgatggaaatttataataataaaaaataaattctttaaCGACTTCTGCATATGTTACACTTGTTAAATGAAAAATTCGTTGCTTTTGCCATGAATAATTCACTAGCTATTGCGAGCAAGCAACCTCCACTAGTATCTATTTTATCATTTTCCTCCCTAGAAAAGGACTTTAAACTTGTGACTTGTATAACACACATCATcttctatttttctttgatcttttcgttttttggttaattacaAAAGTTTGGTAGTTTACTTAAAtgtaagggaaaaaaaaacaccaaatatataaattgtaaaaaaacatTCATGTGTTGGTATCAAGTTTGTGCTTGAAGTCTCTTCCTCTCTAGCTCTCTGTCTATCTAGAAACATCAATAAAAGTGATTCTACAAGACCaccaaaaaaattagtattattttattagaaatttaaatacCAGCCTAGGTAGACGTCTTAATCCATAAACTTGAAAACTCAAAACTGCCATTCAGTTTTTCAATTGCAAAATTTATAGTACGAAAGATTCTTCATAATTAATCATTATCTATCTAAAATCaaagagaacaaataaaatatcaaaggaGAGAAGGGACCTTGTCAAAAAAGAAGACAATCGATACTTGTTAACGTGGGGTCCTTACTAAAATGGCAACATCTTCTTTTGTCACTTCATCCGTAGATAAGCTCTATATGACTTATATCGCCGCCCACGTCTTCAAATACATTAGCTTTATATTTCCACAGTTTCACcaatatagtatataattaatacaaGATTATTTACTGTCTTTGCAAGTTATTAGTATGTTCTATTATCAATGTTGGTTGCAGTAAGTTTGAGGGTGAAATATATGCTTTTTTCCGGTTAAGTGTATTNNNNNaatataccttttttttttttttttttttggcaaacaagaGATTTTGACTTCTCAATATACcaatcataatattatattatatcatgGTGAAAATAACGTTTAGCTTAATTACATCTATTTAAACATCTACGCAAAATACATACATCTTCTTTGAACAATTCTATTgaataattatcatttttaaaaatcactaaTTGCCGACAACcaaaaaatcactaattaacatttaacACTTTGATAACTTAATCTAGTTTAACAGTGACAACACTAAATGCGTCAATCTCGCATGTACCTACTCCCATAGTTAAATCAACCATTTAAGAGTTTGCTTTTtccgtctcttcttcttattcttcttctatgATCATCTATCTATTTAAGGATCTAGATACCACTTCAACAACGACGATGGAGAGAGGTCTCTCCTCAAAATTACTAAAACTCTATTAGCTCcaataattgaaagaaaaaaaaaatacgctcacccaaaacaaaacttttcaaaagTCCTCTTtttctaaaaccctaatcggagaaatcaatcaacaaaactaGGAGGAAATGGATCTAGAAGAGTGGGAATTACTCCCTAGAAACAACTACGAGGGTCTCaatcttgatcttgatcttgatctcGGTCATGACGAGGATCATGAAgccaagaagatgatgagaaacaCCGAGAAAAGCTTCGACAATGATTACTACATCTGCCCTATACAAGATCCTGTCGGAAAAACAGAGCTTCTTCATGAGAGATCTAGCGTGGTCCCCACACAACTCCTCCAGATTCCCATAACTTGGGAACCTTTATCCCCCGTGGACGACAAAGATCACAAGAAGTACCAGGATCCGGATTTTTCGGAGCCAGAACCGGAACTTTTGACGGAGTCTCTTCCGTCGCCGAGAATAACCTTCAAGAAAATGAAGGAAACCGAATTTGCCGACATGAAACTAGACTCACCACCAGCGAGGTTCACGAGTCCCCTGCCTCAGCAGAACGATGAGAAACATTCCGATTCAAGAGGGGAGTACTATGATGAGATCGTGGGATCAGAGGCTAAACAGAGTAGTGACTTGAGTAGAAAGAAAGAAGTTGTTTGGGACGAAGGTAAAAATATGAATCTGTGGAAGAAGGGTCTCAATGGAATTGGAGCTATATGTTCATTTGGTATTGCAGCAGCTGCTGCCACCATCTGTGTATTCTTCCTTGGACACAACGGTAGCGTCCAAGGTTGTCGGAACAAGAACCAGATCCTCAGGTTCCAGATTTACTCTGATGATAATAAGGTAACTTCTTACAGTTATGATTCATATTtcaagtataattttttttaaaaattatcttgATTGACATTACTGTGTTTAGTGTTTCTAATGTAAAATATCTAGGTGCTTTGATAATGAACTACAATCCGATGAATCCTtattcacaagaaaaaaaaaaagaagtaatatgagatttttgatctattttgaaaaatgaaaactagACCAATGGTGATTAAGTTTAGCAAACTTCTTTTAGCTAGTGGTGTATTATTAAAGTTAGATATCAGCTCTATACAAATTATTTACGTGTTTGGTTGGATGGGCTGTTGATTAGAGAAGTTTTGTTTGTGTCTTTGATATACCGAAAGTGATAAGGATGCGTTTGGCGGTGTAGCCTATTACGTGTCTAAGGGAACAACAATCAATAATTGTAgagacgattttttttttttttctttttctttctttctacgttttgtgtttatcttttcttttgcgTCACCCTCACACTTAGAAGTTTGAACCAAAACACGTTTATAATTAATAACGTCATTGTTCCTTACATTTGCTTTACAAGTTATATCATATGCGTATTAATCTATATCAGCTAGGGACTTAAAAGATGTTTTATGTCTGTTTTTGAAAGttaatttatatgtatacataATTTTGATGGCAGCGAATGAACGAAGTAGTGAAGCATGCAACAAAGCTAAATGAAGCAATCTCTGTGATGAAAGGTCTTCCGGTTGCAAGAGCTCAGATTTCTTTTGGAGGATACTACGATGCACTTTAAATCATAGCCAACCCGTTTAGAATAACTAAATCAGTACACCAGATCCAATGTCTTCTGCTTAAAAAATTCAACGCGTGGTTTATAgcttatatatttatgaatttagGAACTTTAATAAATAATGTCTGtagattttatattctttgtaatAAACGAATGCATACGAGACTAGGCCTACATTAGTACTACATACTACATCAAGTTATAGTTAACCGCGAACGACGATGTTGTGGATATACAATATACAAGAGGAAAACAACAAGataaaatacataagaaaaatataaagtaaatttaAATCCGCATAATGCAACAACATGTATCATGTGGGTTTGAACTTTGGTGATGATACAATTTCACCAGGTAACATATTGTAGTCTTTGggtgaaacaaatatatttgtgaGTAATGAATGTATCAATTAAGCATTTAGTTCCTTGGGGGTTTGCATACAAGCTTGTACATCAACAAAAATAGATTAAGCCCAATAACGAAAGGCCCATTAATAAGGATGACCCAAAAGGATCCGATAATCTGACCCGCCAAGTAATATTTAACGGCCCTCCGTCAAAGccgtttctcttctcttctcttccaccACTTAAGTTAACGTCACTGGTCCGTTGACAAACAGACCTGTGTGGCTGTGAGCCCTGTGACTGGTCAGTGtgggaagaaagaagataatGCAGACTCAGCTTCTGGTTGGACCCATCCCACTCAAGGGCTGCCGTCGattctcatcctcctccttctACGGCGATCTCCTCCCTCCGTCGTCTAAATATTTCGGCCGAGACCTAcaacaacaccaccaccaccaccgtcgaAGGCACCGCGACGGCAGATCTCGCTCTCACCGTAATCGCTCGAAAACCACAATTACTTCTGCCGCgtattcttcttcgtcttcggcTTCTAATACCGGCGGCGGACAGAGCCACTACGCTGTTTTGGGGGTAGCTCGTTACGCCACACAAGTTGATATCAAGAAAGCTTATCGCCTGCTCGCTCGAAAGgtaaattatgttttcttttgcgTCGTCGCTTCCAAGAAAGCACCCATTTTGCAACGTTGATTCGATTGATTTTTGATGGAAATTGAAaaagttaagatcttttgtgtTTGTATGAGAATCATCTAGAGAGTTATGTATGCTCCTAGTTTACTCAGCTTTGTTTTGGGTTATGTTTTGTGACTGTATTCTTCTTGTGGGTTGCAATTGTAGTTCCATCCTGATGTGAATAAGGACTCTAGAGCCGGAGAGTTATTCAAGACCATTCGTTGTTCCTACGAAGTCGGTATTTGAGATTTGCTAAAATTCACAAGTTCTTTTGAGTTGTTGTTGGGATCCAGTGTAAGATCAACTGATGGGagtctttattttggtttgcaAAAGGTACTTTCTAATGAAGCTGCAAGGACTCAGTACGACCGAGCACTTAAAGTTGAAGAGAATGCAAGGTTCCACAGAGTGAAAAGGCAAAACTACACCCCTGAGGTTGAAGATGCCATGAAGTATTACTACAGCTGGGCTGAGAAAAGACAAAGATCCAGACACGAGAGGTTCCACGGACACTATTCTACATATCCAAAGTCACATTTCTACGCTGAGACCGAGCCActagaagaagacgaagcagaAGAAGTAGGAAGAGCACAAGACCAGCGAGACTCCTTTGTCGAATCTCTAAAATCCACCTTCTTATCGATGTTTCTTCTTTACTCGCTCGGCTGTCTAGCATCTCTCACATTTAGCACGTTCACGGCTTTGCTCGACAAGGAACTCGACATGGGTTACAAAGTTGGTTTCATGATCGCATGGATACTAGGTGGAAAAGGTGGCATCCTTCTCACTCTGTGTCTAACGTTCGCAAGCTGGCTGTGTGGGAAAGCAAGCAGCAGCGTTGTGGTTCTTGTGGTAGTGGCGATGTGGGTTGGCTCCAATTTAGCTAGACATGCTCCTCTTCCACAAGGTGCTCTTCTCACCCTCCTCTACATGTCAATTAAGCTTCAAGTCGACTCAACCTGAATCGTATTCTACCGCAGCTTCTTCACTACGTTAGGTTGTAAATAGCTAAATTACTTGTTCTCAAGTCCAATATCCCTTGAGATAAGATGTGTTCAATGGTCTGGAGAAAGATTGaatagtaaaagagaagaaattgcTTGAAAAAGTTACAAAAGACTCCATTTTCATTGTTTTCCAAGATTACAAATCAATTAATCAATCAAAGTTACAAAATTCATGTGAAGGATTCATTATTAAACTCGTCTTCTGCACAAAGAAGAGAGACCCAAAAAGATGAGATCTTTAGTGTATTCATtgatcatcatcgtcttcattgAGTACTCTCTTTCATCTCCTTAAGATTCCTCCAAAGGTATCTTCCGCTAGCCATATCGACGAACACCCAAAACCCATTCTCCATCTTCTGTTAAAATTCACCAattgaaacagagaaatcagAACTAATCCCCCcagaaaatcaaaaaatttcaagaaattaaCGGATAAAAAGGCTTTACCTTTTTGAAACCGAGTCCTTCTTTCTCATTCAATTCGACAGGCGAGTCGTCAGAGATGAGCTCCAGCGTAGAACTAACCGTCTTCCATGCGAAATAGCCGGCGAGTACAGCTGAGAAGAACACCAATAAGAACCTCAACGGACACATTGGATGAAAGATCAATTTTGGAATCTGATCTCAATGCgttgaagaagaatgagaaagcTTTTTAGGGTTCGTGAGATTCTGGGAAACGAATTGTGTGAGAGAGAAAACAATATgagaaattattaaaaagggggtatgagagatttgagattttatttacatatcttctccatctccatccACTACGAGAAAAAGGAGACGCGTTTCTGAATATTTCAGCAATGTGGAAAAATTGAAGAATTGGTGTTTTCATAATAGACGTCAATAACATaaatgttttatgtgttttacaAATTAGCCCcaatacttttaattttttccaaGGAATCCTTGATTTTTGCTAAATTTGTCTTGGATGAAAAACAATTGAGGGGATGCGTTGAGGTAAACTATGGAAAAGTAAGgggtatatatgaaaatatttactattttaatgtggtaaacgaaaagaaaagacaaaatacTTAAGTAAGtgtctagaagaagaagaggctgaCCTCAACTACCACTTATGTAGTTGTATTATTGTATCATATTATCACGTATGATGAAGTTTTTGTCAACGCGACGCACACAATTATAGAATTTGGAATAGCTCTCTtctcagagaaaacaaaaagtctaCTTCTCTTTTGTACAAAGTTGAGGGGCGTTCTAGAAATTGTTATGATACcgtatgtaaaaaaatttagctCTAGTTGTCATATCTATCGATTGTGTTGGTTATGTTTGTGTTCCAAtgcaaatttttgtttgataaaaagaaaaaaatgttttttttttttgaactaaaccGGGTTTTCATTCAATCAATTAAGTAACAGAGTTTAGACCGGCCAACAGGCCTTCTTTTGCCAGAGCATCGGCTCGACGATTGAAATCCCTAgagataaaacagaaaacagCAGAAGCAAAGGCAGTGGATAAATTCAGGATGTCGTGTAGAACCCTGTAGAATTCCTTGACTTGGATCTCTTTGTTGATAGCTTTGACAAGGGTTAGCGAGTCTGAAGCGAAGGATACCGATGTAAGGTCCGATGCTCAAATGTGAGGTCCGATGCTCAAATGTGAAGCGAAGGATACCGATGTAAGGTCCGATGCTCAAATGTGATCTTCTAGCTCAAATGTCATGGAAAATAACTAAAAGTAACCTTTTCCATCTTTTCATGGGAGATGTATCAATGGTTTATGTTTTCGCTAAGCCATAATGAAGTaacccttttttatttatatgaaagtAAATATCATTAATCAAAATGAAAGGTTTAGGATATACATAGTGAATAACCTAAAGGATTGAAaccttgccaaaaaaaaaaaagattaaataccCATACAAGATTAAATAAGTCCTTAGTCACCATTTTCTGTAGATACCTTAAACACTTGTAGATCAAAACCAATACAAGATTAAATACCTTAAACATCCACACTGAAGCTAAATTAATACATAAAAGAACAAGTATCCACACTGAAGCTAAATTAATACATAAAAGAACaagtaaatgataaattataaaaaattctgAAGTATAAGGCGGATATTTAAATAACAGATTCATCTATTACCTTATTTATTCATACAATTGATTTATATAATCCAAAAAGACAGATTGATGATGGACCTTTAATTGAGTTTTCGGACTGGAAAATCGGATTTGGCTGAGAAAGTATCCGCTAAATCAGATTAATTTGGTggaatcaattttttgtgtAGGGgacaactctctctctttgtcttttcttctttttttttgtttttgtttttttttccaaacaaagaATTGTTAAGGAAGATTAAGTGATAATGGGtatcaattttttgtttacaaaaaacggtccatcattttttttttaactagtcATATCTTCGAAGGTATAGAGTATGTAGTTAAGATCCGGTTCAATTTTTATTNAGTTCGCCCTAGCCCCTTTTTCTCTCTGGCACAACACCGAGATCCGCTCTCTCGGCGGCGCCGAACCCGATCGGCGTCGCTGGGACTtggtttcttcatcttcgtgGCCTCCTCTTTCTTTGCAGTCCACTCGCTTTCCGTTTCAGTCCTCCCGGAGATATGCTGAGATTCCAGATATCATCTTCGCCGTTGCATCAGCTTCAACCATCCCTTCTGCCTCCGCATCTGGCTACTCCCCTTGGTGAACCCTTTACATCGAGCCCTCACCGCTTTGGTATTGATCGAGAGATCCTCCAGTGTCCCCTAGGGCCGGCCCAGTGAAATTTGTGGCCCAATACAAAACAATTactttttaatggattttatagataaaaaaataaaattgaaactaaatcttaaaatttcagaaaatgaggcatatttttgcaataaaaaaatagataaatttaaaacttgagGCCAAATctataactttcataaaattgaggcctatttttgttactaaaaatctcaaaaaatatgGAGGCCCAACACCCATGTGTCATAAGAATGGGTGAAGGGCCGGGCCTGGTGTCCCCCTAGGCTCGGTCTCCGTCTATCTCACCACCCCTTAAGCTGTCAATTATCACATCTTACCGCTCCTCGGATCCAAATCCTCTCACCAAGTACTTTGCTTGGCTGCAGCTGGACAGAAGCTCTGTATTGACGTCGGCACCGGTGAACCACTTGACGAAGAAACCCCCCTCCTTGGTGGCCTCTGCTTCTCTTTCGGTAATCCTCTTTCCCAGGTCTATTCCCCAATCTTATATTCAAACCCTGGAAGATAGTTTACTTAGTTTAAACTATGGCACATCCCTGAACTGGTACCTAATCCGACCCCATTTTGGTGAAAGATATAGTCCGATCAATCCTGTTAGTTTTGATGGTTTCTGTTGGATCAAGTCGAGTCCATCTCGGTAGCAGAACACCTGAACTCTCTAGGTTGATTGATACCCATTTGTGTCGAGACCAGTGTGTACTCGGGTTTGGTCGAAACTCTACTTTGTCCCACCCTAAGCAAACCTTGGTTAGTTTATTGGTTTCATTAGTCCGAAGACAGTTTTTGAACTTTAAACTACCACTGGTACTAGAATGGCTCAAGAGTCCTTTGAAAACCTCGCTAATCGGTTACCCTAGGGATGATCCCGCTGTTGGAGTTTGTTTGGTGAAGCTTAGCATTATGATCCCAAATCTATGGAGTGGGGGTTACTGATGTTTCACCAACTCTCTACCTATACCTCACCAAATAACAAAGATCTTTAAACCGCAACTCAACTACTTTATGAAGTCTTTGCATAATTTCTTGAAGactagtggcattatgaccctCTCTCCAAGGAGGAGTGGTTACCACAACCTCTCCAAGTCCCCCCTATCAACCTTAGACCATCAACTACATCTGTAGTAACCGGTTATCAGAGCATCAGCTCCCCTGCTCGACCCTTTGGCAACACAGCTTTGCCATTCTCATTTCCGCCAAGTCTTCGAAGTTTCAAGACAGTGGCTTCCTACTCCTTTGACTTGTTCATGGAGTCTGCATCGATTTGTCTTGATCTCACAGGTTCCATGCTGCTTTCTAGCATATGGCTCATAGCTCTCAAGCTCTTATCATCCAATGCTCCTATCTATCCTTGTACTTGTATtgttttatgctttgttttagCTTACCCTCTATTGTACCCTAAA contains:
- the LOC104735868 gene encoding uncharacterized protein LOC104735868 yields the protein MCPLRFLLVFFSAVLAGYFAWKTVSSTLELISDDSPVELNEKEGLGFKKKMENGFWVFVDMASGRYLWRNLKEMKESTQ
- the LOC104735867 gene encoding 5'-adenylylsulfate reductase-like 7 isoform X2 — protein: MNLWVSVFLFSAVAGLSVPSGFAYVVDICDLEFVVFRSSIEQKCPRSLYPSPPIEVDGDLLDRLMDANHRNAYTSILFYTKRCQFSRAVRPKFDVLSSMFPHIKHLIVEQSQALPSVFSRYGIHSLPSILMVNQKVKVRYHGQKDLESLIQFYKETTGLKPVQYVDEGEPTSLETDGNLITWILNGSSVKEIAERDPYMVLALMFLSLKVAILIFPIMGSRLKTLWAMYVPHLSLGILGETSQLFGRALHMIDVRRLWMKLRLTKTRNFQERAKNALASVSLGKSSSQSA
- the LOC104735870 gene encoding uncharacterized protein LOC104735870; translation: MDLEEWELLPRNNYEGLNLDLDLDLGHDEDHEAKKMMRNTEKSFDNDYYICPIQDPVGKTELLHERSSVVPTQLLQIPITWEPLSPVDDKDHKKYQDPDFSEPEPELLTESLPSPRITFKKMKETEFADMKLDSPPARFTSPLPQQNDEKHSDSRGEYYDEIVGSEAKQSSDLSRKKEVVWDEGKNMNLWKKGLNGIGAICSFGIAAAAATICVFFLGHNGSVQGCRNKNQILRFQIYSDDNKRMNEVVKHATKLNEAISVMKGLPVARAQISFGGYYDAL
- the LOC104735869 gene encoding J domain-containing protein DDB_G0295729, which translates into the protein MQTQLLVGPIPLKGCRRFSSSSFYGDLLPPSSKYFGRDLQQHHHHHRRRHRDGRSRSHRNRSKTTITSAAYSSSSSASNTGGGQSHYAVLGVARYATQVDIKKAYRLLARKFHPDVNKDSRAGELFKTIRCSYEVLSNEAARTQYDRALKVEENARFHRVKRQNYTPEVEDAMKYYYSWAEKRQRSRHERFHGHYSTYPKSHFYAETEPLEEDEAEEVGRAQDQRDSFVESLKSTFLSMFLLYSLGCLASLTFSTFTALLDKELDMGYKVGFMIAWILGGKGGILLTLCLTFASWLCGKASSSVVVLVVVAMWVGSNLARHAPLPQGALLTLLYMSIKLQVDST
- the LOC104735867 gene encoding 5'-adenylylsulfate reductase-like 7 isoform X3, with translation MDANHRNAYTSILFYTKRCQFSRAVRPKFDVLSSMFPHIKHLIVEQSQALPSVFSRYGIHSLPSILMVNQKVKVRYHGQKDLESLIQFYKETTGLKPVQYVDEGEPTSLETDGNLITWILNGSSVKEIAERDPYMVLALMFLSLKVAILIFPIMGSRLKTLWAMYVPHLSLGILGETSQLFGRALHMIDVRRLWMKLRLTKTRNFQERAKNALASVSLGKSSSQSA
- the LOC104735867 gene encoding 5'-adenylylsulfate reductase-like 7 isoform X1; amino-acid sequence: MFFRTHAPITRKDKWCNKWRKRKEKGRRRLRDLSKEEEEEEEEGETKKESIFGVLHLYVSDLMNLWVSVFLFSAVAGLSVPSGFAYVVDICDLEFVVFRSSIEQKCPRSLYPSPPIEVDGDLLDRLMDANHRNAYTSILFYTKRCQFSRAVRPKFDVLSSMFPHIKHLIVEQSQALPSVFSRYGIHSLPSILMVNQKVKVRYHGQKDLESLIQFYKETTGLKPVQYVDEGEPTSLETDGNLITWILNGSSVKEIAERDPYMVLALMFLSLKVAILIFPIMGSRLKTLWAMYVPHLSLGILGETSQLFGRALHMIDVRRLWMKLRLTKTRNFQERAKNALASVSLGKSSSQSA